DNA sequence from the Nocardia fluminea genome:
CTTGTCGCCCGCGAAACTGACGTTGACCGAGGGGTCCTTGCGCAGCGCGGCCGCGACGGCCTTGACGAGCAGGTCGTTCACGCTGACCTTGCTCTCACCCGCCGCCTCCAGCGTGGCGTTGATCCGGGCACGGAAGGCGAACAGCTCGGTGACGTCGATCGCGCTGGTCAGGTAGAAGTGCGGTGCCTGCTGCTTGCTCTCGGTGAGCCGGATCGCCGAGACGCGCTGAATGGTGGTCAGCGCGACCTCTTCGAACTCCCCCGACGCCGGAACAGGTTGCACAGCAACTGGACTCATGTCACGTTCGGGCATCTTGATGTCGGTGGGCACCGAGGCGTTGTGGGCTGCCTCCACGTCGCGTTTCGTCACCCGCCCACCAGGACCGGTGCCCACGACGGCGTCCATATCGACCTGCAACTCGCGGGCGATCTTGCGGGCGAGCGGCGAGGACTTGATCACGACTCGCGGCGAGACCGTGGCGGTGTCACCATGCGAAACGCGCTGTGGCCCAGCGGCCGGGTCCGGCGCGTCGGCATCGGGTGGAACAACGTTGGATCGCGTCACCGCGCCAGTGGCACCGGAATTCGCGGGCGAGCCGGTGCCGTCACCGACGATCGCGATGGGTTCGCCGATCGCGACCCGAACCCCCGCCTCGGCGAGGATCTTCTCGAGAACACCGTCGTCGTAGGCTTCGAGTTCCATCAGCGCTTTGTCGGTTTCGATCTCGGCGACGATCTCGCCGCGGGTGATCCGGTCGCCGACCTGCTTGAGCCAGGCGGAGACGACGCCGTCCTCCATGGTGTCGGAGAGCCGGGGCATGACGATTTCGGGCATGATCTTGTCCGTCCTGTTCCTGGTTCTCAGCGCCGCCGGCCGACAGCGGCCAGGGTTTCGGTCACCGCGGTATAGAGCGATTCCGCGGACGGCAAGGCGAGCTTTTCCAGCGGCTTGGCATACGGCAGCGGAACCTCGGCCATCGCGACCCGGCGGACCGGCGCGTCGAGGTAGTCGAAGGCACCGTCGGAGATGGAGGCCGCGATTTCCGCGCCGATGCCGTAGGTGAGCCAGTCGTCCTCGCCGATGACCGCGCAGCCGGTCTTGCGGACCGAGGCCACGATGGTGTCGCGATCCAGCGGGCGCAGGCTACGCAGATCGATCACCTCCACCGAGACACCCTCGCCCGCAAGACGTCGCGCCACCTCGGTGGCGACGGTGGCCATGCGCGAGTAGCCGATCAGCGTGATGTCGGTGCCTTCGCGGGTGACCGCCGCTTTACCGATCTGGACAGGCGCGAGATCCTCGGGCACGTCGCCTTTGGTGTTGTAGAGCGACAGGTTCTCCAGGAACAACACCGGATCGTCGTCCTCGATCGCCGCTTTGAGCAATGCTCGCGCGTCGGCAGGGGTGCTCGGTGCCACGACCTTCAGACCGGGCACGAAGGCGTAGTACAACTCGATGTTCTGCGAATGCGTCGCCCCGAGTTGCTGGCCGCCGCCACCGGGCGTGCGGATCACCATGGGCACATTGGTCTGCCCGCCGAACATGCCGTAGATCTTCGCGGCGTGGTTGACGATCTGGTCCAGTGCCAGCAGCGAGAAGTTGATCGTCATGATCTCCACGACCGGGCGCAAACCGAGCATCGCGGCACCGATCGCCGCACCGACGAACCCTTCCTCGGCGATGGGGGTGTCGCGGACCCGCTTCTCGCCGAACTCCTCGAGCAGCCCGGCGGTGATCTTGTAGGAGCCTTCGAAGACGCCGATCTCCTCACCGATCAGAAAAACGTCGTCATCGCGTCGCATCTCTTCGCGCAAGGTTTCGCGCAGCGCTTCGCGATAGGTCATGACAGGCACAGTGGAGTCCTCAGTGGGTGAAGAGCGGATCGGCGGGCAGACGGCGGGAATCGCCCGGCACCGGAGTGGCGTAGGTGTAGTCGAACAGGCTCGACGGCTCCGGATGCGGACTCGCATCGGCGAATGCGACAGCGGCGGCGACGCCGTCGGCCACCTCACGGTCGAGCTCGGCCAGCGACGCTTCGGTGAGCACACCAGCGGCGAGCAATCGCTGCCGCCACACCACGATCGGATCGTGTTCCCGCACCGTGGCAACGGTTTCGGTGCTGCGGTATTTGGCCGGGTCGACCACCGAATGGCCCTTGAGCCGGTAGCTCACCGCCTCGAGCAGCGCGGGTTTACCTTCCCGGCGAGCGTCTTCGATGAGCTCACCGGCCAGGTCGCGCACGGCCAGCACATCGGTGCCGTCCACCCGTTCGCCACGCATGCGGTAAGCGGCGGCACGCTTCCACAGATCCGGTTCGGCCGAGGACTTCTCGACCGTGGTCCCCATGCCGGTCTGGTTGTTGATCACCAGGAACACCACCGGCAGCCGCCACAGCGCCGCGATGTTGAGCGACTCGTGGAAGGCACCGATATTGGTGGTGCCCTCCCCCATCTGGCACACCACGACGTCGTCGCCGTCGCGATAGTCGATGGCCAGCGCCGCGCCGATGGCCAGGGGAACCTGTCCGCCCACGATGGCGTAACCGCCCAGTAGCCGGGTCGCGGTGTCGTACATGTGCATCGAGCCACCCCACCCCTTGGAGGTGCCGGTGGAGCGGCCGTAGAGCTCGGCCATCACCCGACCCGGCTCGATGCCTTTGGCCAGCGCGTATCCGTGTTCGCGATAGTTGGTGAACAGGTAGTCGGTGGGGCGCATCGCGGCGCCGAGGCCGACGACCGTGGCTTCTTCGCCGAGGTTGAGATGACAGTAGCCGCCGATCTTGGCCTGCTGGTAGCTCTGTGCGGTGCGCTCCTCGAAGCGCCGGATGAACAGCA
Encoded proteins:
- the pdhA gene encoding pyruvate dehydrogenase (acetyl-transferring) E1 component subunit alpha; protein product: MTTTTARSEPARESTEITEPAADVDVAVAAENPETLRDLYRDMLFIRRFEERTAQSYQQAKIGGYCHLNLGEEATVVGLGAAMRPTDYLFTNYREHGYALAKGIEPGRVMAELYGRSTGTSKGWGGSMHMYDTATRLLGGYAIVGGQVPLAIGAALAIDYRDGDDVVVCQMGEGTTNIGAFHESLNIAALWRLPVVFLVINNQTGMGTTVEKSSAEPDLWKRAAAYRMRGERVDGTDVLAVRDLAGELIEDARREGKPALLEAVSYRLKGHSVVDPAKYRSTETVATVREHDPIVVWRQRLLAAGVLTEASLAELDREVADGVAAAVAFADASPHPEPSSLFDYTYATPVPGDSRRLPADPLFTH
- a CDS encoding dihydrolipoamide acetyltransferase family protein, which translates into the protein MPEIVMPRLSDTMEDGVVSAWLKQVGDRITRGEIVAEIETDKALMELEAYDDGVLEKILAEAGVRVAIGEPIAIVGDGTGSPANSGATGAVTRSNVVPPDADAPDPAAGPQRVSHGDTATVSPRVVIKSSPLARKIARELQVDMDAVVGTGPGGRVTKRDVEAAHNASVPTDIKMPERDMSPVAVQPVPASGEFEEVALTTIQRVSAIRLTESKQQAPHFYLTSAIDVTELFAFRARINATLEAAGESKVSVNDLLVKAVAAALRKDPSVNVSFAGDKLLRHKGIHIGVAVATPVGLLVPVIRDADRKSVSEIATESRDKATRARDRKLRAEDMSGGTFTISNLGMFGIEQFTAVINSPESAILAVGAAADELRLDNDEVVARKILRVTMSADHRAIDGAVAAQFLATLKELVENPLRIVT
- a CDS encoding alpha-ketoacid dehydrogenase subunit beta, producing the protein MTYREALRETLREEMRRDDDVFLIGEEIGVFEGSYKITAGLLEEFGEKRVRDTPIAEEGFVGAAIGAAMLGLRPVVEIMTINFSLLALDQIVNHAAKIYGMFGGQTNVPMVIRTPGGGGQQLGATHSQNIELYYAFVPGLKVVAPSTPADARALLKAAIEDDDPVLFLENLSLYNTKGDVPEDLAPVQIGKAAVTREGTDITLIGYSRMATVATEVARRLAGEGVSVEVIDLRSLRPLDRDTIVASVRKTGCAVIGEDDWLTYGIGAEIAASISDGAFDYLDAPVRRVAMAEVPLPYAKPLEKLALPSAESLYTAVTETLAAVGRRR